The Bicyclus anynana chromosome 3, ilBicAnyn1.1, whole genome shotgun sequence genome has a window encoding:
- the LOC112052473 gene encoding heat shock factor-binding protein 1 has product MADQNAEPVTTEVENNYSTPANDPKNMQEVTQYVQSLLQNMQDKFQSMSDQIINRIDEMGSRVDELEKNVTDLMTQAGVENEK; this is encoded by the exons atggCAGATCAGAACGCAGAACCCGTAACTACAGAAGTTGAGAACAACTACTCCACTCCAGCCAATGATCCCAAAAATATGCAAGAAGTAACGCAATAT GTTCAATCACTACTGCAGAATATGCAGGATAAGTTCCAGAGTATGTCAGATCAAATAATAAACAGAATAGATGAGATGGGCTCTAGAGTTGACGAGcttgaaaaaaatgtaacagacCTAATGACACAAGCAGGTGTTGAAAACGAAAAGTAG
- the LOC112052472 gene encoding CBY1-interacting BAR domain-containing protein 1-A, translated as MFRGDNAHSLSYEQQAKFIQDRITNVEKNFGELCVGFGDYTRKTAKLRDMGDELAKILKEYANNEIVNKSLSTGLDNLSITLTAIEEYRNCEVQRLEAKVMGELCQYESICKHAREELKHTMNVREKEMARKKVLDKAKERQPFNRQQVTYAESELLKATAEMSRSAKGLSEQTEFFEKRKLAQLKTLLSDFVRIEMTFHAKAVELLTVAFQQIADINDRADLELLMTGLSNQEDDSNFKRKLRSPEKQVSTGISVRSSSLASLMNPQYSPARDDEDSMTLGRLRSPDKNLSAKSRSGSLGALMNHSSSREETSDSDGSRDHSTSEDTESR; from the exons atgtttagAGGAGATAATGCACATTCATTAAGTTATGAGCAACAAGCAAAATTTATTCAAGACCGCATCACAAATGTTGAAAAGAATTTTGGCGAGTTGTGTGTGGGTTTCGGAGATTACACAAGAAAAACCGCTAA aTTACGTGATATGGGTGACGAACTAGCTAAAATTTTAAAGGAATACGCCAATAATGAAATAGTAAACAAATCGCTAAGTACTGGGCTTGATAATTTATCAATAACGCTTACTGCTATAGAAGAATACAGAAACTGTGAAGTTCAACGCTTGGAAGCTAAG GTGATGGGGGAGCTGTGTCAATATGAAAGTATTTGTAAGCACGCGAGGGAGGAGCTCAAGCACACGATGAACGTGAGGGAAAAGGAAATGGCGAGGAAAAAAGTTTTGGATAAAGCCAAAGAACGACAACCGTTTAACAGACAACAagtt ACGTATGCGGAATCGGAGCTACTGAAAGCGACTGCTGAAATGTCTCGATCAGCGAAAGGTTTGAGTGAACAGACTGAGTTTTTCGAAAAGCGCAAACTGGCTCAGCTGAAAACGCTGCTATCGGATTTCGTGAGGATTGAAATGACGTTCCACGCGAAGGCAGTGGAATTGCTGACCGTTGCGTTCCAGCAGATTGCTGACATCAATGATAGGGCGGATTTGGAG CTTCTAATGACAGGTCTTTCCAATCAAGAGGATGATTCG aactTTAAACGGAAACTACGATCGCCGGAGAAGCAAGTCAGCACAGGAATATCTGTGAGGTCGTCTTCTCTGGCCTCCCTCATGAACCCACAATACTCTCCGGCAAGAGATGATGAAGACTCTATG ACTTTGGGAAGATTAAGGTCGCCTGATAAGAATTTATCAGCAAAATCGAGATCCGGTTCGCTGGGGGCGCTGATGAATCATTCTTCGTCGAGGGAAGAGACCTCT gACTCTGACGGCTCTCGAGACCACAGCACCTCTGAAGATACTGAATcacgttaa